The segment TACGTGACATACCGTGTCGCGGGTGACGGGACGCCTTGCAGTGCCGCACGTTGGGGCATGCTGATCAGTGTGACAGCGAGATGCGGCATTTGTGCGGTAGGCAGGTGCTGCCACGCAATATGCGCGAAGAGTGGATAGCGAGTGATGTCGGTAATGACGTATCAACGGCGATATTTTCGCTACCATTCCCGCGAGGGCAATGATGAATGACAGATAAAAAAAGGCCCCATCCAGGGTCACTGGACGGGGCAATGTGCGTGCACTACAGGAATTTGAAGGTGTATCGGGATACGCCAGTAGCGAGGCATGCTCAGATTGGTAAAGCTCAGGCTAGCAATGTCAATGCTAGCAATGCCTCGTCAGATATTTCTCATGATGTCAGGCAACGTGTTTACACGATACCTTGAAGCAGGTGTTGCATGGCTGGAGCGGACTGGCCAATGCCTTCCGGATAGCCTGCGTTGGGCTCGATAGGGCGTTGACTGGCGAGCAGGGCAAGGCTCATCAGCAGGCCAGCGGCCAGTAGTAAGCGATTACGGGTACGACGACGATCACGTTCAAGCAGCAGGGCGACATGCTCCATGGCCTCGCGTTGGATTTCACGCTGGCGCTCTGGATGTATGGCATCACCTGCAGACGCTGTACTTTCCAGTGCTGACTGACCATCGATACGGGCGTACGCCATGGCTGGCCGGCGTACGATGGCGGCATGTTCAGCCATGTGACGCAGTGAGGACGATGCGGGCAAGCGATACATTTTCATCCTGGAGTCCTCCCGAGGACCTGGGGACGCCATCAAGGCGTTCAGTGATTCTAGACTGGGCATCGTCTCTGACATGATGTGATCACAGCGTATGGTATGGCCTATCTCATGATCAAGAGAAAGTCGCTGTGGTTATTTTGACTGCCCCGTGTTTCTGTCTGGTAAGCATACCTCACTGCATTGTTTCACAAAATTACAATTTATCACGGTTGGTACACGATAAGGGGTTGGAACGTAAAACGCCCCGGGCGCAAGGCGCTCCGGGGCGTAGATGACCCGCCGTGTTTCTGGCGAGTGGAAGGTGCCGACTTATTCGGTCGGACGACCCACCAGCGAACGACGTTCTTCGCGGGCTTCTGTCAGAGAGACCTTGATGATGTCACCGAGGGAATAACGCAGTACATCCTCGATGTTCACACGGCCTTCCTTGTCATCGATCGCGACTTTCTTGCGATCGCTGTGGATCAGCGGTGCCGGAATGAAGACGCTGGCGCCATTCTCTTCCAGACGCACGCGCATCCCACCGCGGCGAATATCGATGATCTCACCGAGGAAGACTTGCTGTTCTTCAGCGGCCTTGGTCAGGTAACGCACGTAAAGCCAGTCTTTCACGTCACGCTCCGCCATGCGGTTGAGACGACGACGCTCGCTGAGGTGCTCTGTCAGCTGCTCGGTGGCTTCTGCCGGGACTTCCTGGCCAAGAATCACACGCTTGATCAAGCGGTGGTTGACCATATCGCCGTACTTGCGGATAGGCGAGGTCCAGGTGGCATAGGCTTCAAGGCCAAGGCCAAAGTGCGGGCCCGGTTGAGCGGACATCACGGTATAGCCCTGGAAACGACGCATGCGCACGTCAAGCCAGGTATCTTCGCGGCTGTCCAGTTCCTGACGAATCAGGCGGTAACCTTCCAGGCTACCAAGCTGTTCCGGCGTGGCAGTAATATCTTGACCCGCCAGGAACTCGATGGTGTCGTCGTATTTCTCCGGAGCAAAGCCCTGGTGAACATTGAAGATACCGTGACCGATATGCTTGGAGAGCAGACGTGCGCAGCTTAGATTCGCAGTGATCATGGATTCTTCGATCATGCGATTACTGATGCGGCGATGGTCGGCACGTACGTTGAGCACGTTACCTTCCTCGTCCAGCTCGAACTCGAAGTCCGGGCGCTCGCGGAAGATCTGGGAGTTGCGTGCACGCCAGGCGATACGTGCCTGAGTGAAGGCTTCCAGCTGGCGAAGACCTTCGGCCAGTTCGTCGTTGGCTGGCGTCCAGCTACCTTCCTTGCCCTCGATCCAGTCTGAGACGTTGTCGTAGGTCAGGCGGTAGTGGGAGCGCATGGTGGCTGCGAAGAACTTCGGCTCAGCGATGACACCATCGGTATCAATGTCGACGACGCACATCAGCGTGGGACGGTCTTCACCTTCCTTCAGCGAGCACAGATCATCGGACAGGATTTCCGGCAGCATCGTGACGTTCTGACTCGGCAGGTAGACCGTGAAGGAGCGCGTGCGCGCTTCTTCGTCTATCCGGCTGCCTTCCGGCACGTAGGCCGTTGGATCAGCAATGGCAATGCTCAGGGTCCAGCCGCCTTCAGGGCGCTCGACGATGTGCAGAGCATCATCCATATCGCGTGTCTTTTCACCATCGATGGTGAAGAAGGGCACGTGAGTCATGTCTTCGCGAGTCAAGCCTTCTTCCATCAACGGCCAGTCAGTGCCGCCTTCTGGAGAGGCCTGTTCCAGCGCATGACGCGCCAGAGTGACACGCCACGGCACACGCGGGTTGTCCGCGGTGGCGATGACTTCTTCGATTTGAGCGAAGAAGCTGCGGTCATCCTTGCGCATCGGGTGACGCAGCAGACGCGCCACGACCCAATCGCCATCATTGAGGGTTTCCTCATTGATGCCACGCTTCACGCGCGCTTTCATGCGCGTGTTGATGGAGGGATGGTCCGGCATCACGTTCAGGCGGCCATCACGCTTGCCGACACGAGCGACGAAGCGATCGACACCCGTCTCAATCAGCACTTCCGGCTGGACGGACTTCTTCTCGCCTTCCACCTTGACGGTCGCTTCCACGGTATCGCCGTGCAACACCTGCTTCATGGCGGGCGGCGGCACGAAATAGGATTCACCATCCTCGCATTCGAGAAAGCCGAAGCCCTTGTCGGTGCCTTTGATCACCCCCGTAACACGGGGAATTTCCTGGCGGATTTGATCTTTCAGCTGCGCCAGCAGCGAATTGTTCTGCAGCATTTCGGAAGTTCTGTTGGCGGGGTCAGTGGCTCACTATACGGACATGGGGCATGGGGGGAAAGCGGCCAGATGCGGCAACGCCCACACGGTGTACCTGTGGGCGTTGTCAATGGGGCCTTTCGTCATGAATGCTGCAGGTGAGGGGCTGCCTACGACATAGCGTTGTGATTGGCGAGTAGGTGCTCTACGTGTTGATCACCGTCGAACAGGGTGAATATTGGAGCCTTTCGGTAACGACCACCAATATCACGCGCCTGCATCAGGCCCAGCAGAAACTCGGCGACATTGGCGCGTGAGACCTGCATCTCGTCAGAGGCATCGGCGTTTTCGGTCAGCTTTCCGCTACCGCTGGCATCGGTCAGGCGGCCGGGCTTGACGATGACATGACGCAGGCCGCTCTCGGCGAGGCATAGATCAGCCGCTTTCTTGGCGGAAAAGTAGGGGCGCATGGCCACTGGTCCCGCCAATGGAGTTTCCGAGCGTATCGAGCTGACCTGGATCACGCGTGACAGGCCAAATTCGCTAGCCAGATCGGCCGTACGCATGGCGCCGTGCAGATCAATGGTCAGCGTCTTGTCTGGACTGGTATGCGGGCCGGAGCCCGCCACGAATACGGCTTGATCACAGCCGTAGAAGGCTTGGCGCATTTCGCCTTCGAGATCCCCGAGCACGGTCTCGATGCCACGCTCTCGGAACCAGCCTTGCTGATCACTCGATCGGATCATGGCGAGTACTGGCTCGGCCGCAGCCTTGGCTTTTTCACATAGCTGGCGACCGATCTGGCCATTGGCACCGATAATGAGCGTCTTGCGCATGCTGTCTGCTCCTGTTGCGTATTCAGTAAGCGCGAACATCCGACCTGAGATGAAAGGAAGTACTGTCCGTACCGATACTCATATTCCTGCGGCCATCACTGATGAACTTCAAGGGGGGGATACATGAGTGGGCAGAATGGATGTATTGGAACGTGATGGGTGAGGGAAGCTGGAGGGAGTGCTTGAAGGTGGGTGTTTAAGGTGAGCGGTGCTAGGAAGGGGATGGCCTGGCCCGGATCAAGCACTCAATAGTTAAGTATTAAAGGCAAGCCACAGGACTCACTCCTGTCGTACAGCCTGCTAGGATGGCGTTACAGCGTGCTGGGTCTGGTATGCCCACGCCCATAAGGGAAAATGACAGCACTAACGACAAGGATGTCTGATGAGCCCCACAAACCTCTCCGATGATGCGCAATCCCATGGTCCCATTCGTGTCGGTCTGGTCGGCTATGGCATGGCGGTGCGTACCTTTCACGCGCCGCTGATCGAAGCTACCGAGGGGCTTGAACTTGTTGCACTATCAACGTCACGCCCCGAGATCGTTGAGTCGGAGCGACCGCAGCTGGTCGCTGAGAGTACTGTCGAGGCGCTGCTGGCACGTGATGATATTGAGCTGATCATCATCGCCACGCCCAACGAGACACACTATTCGTTGGCGAGTGCTGCACTGGCAGCGGGTAAGCATGTGGTCGTCGACAAGCCTTTCACGGTGACTCTGGACGAGGGAGAAGCATTGGCGCGTGAGGCTGAGCAGGTAAATCGCGTATTGGCGGTCTTTCACAACCGTCGTTTCGATGCTGACTTCCTGACGCTGTCCGAGCTGATCGAGAACGACATGCTAGGGCGTATCACGCATCTGGAGTCACATTTCGATCGCTTCCGCCCGACAGTCCCGAATCGCTGGCGCGAGCAGGCGTTGCCGGGTAGTGGCTTATGGTACGACCTCGGCCCACATCTGCTGGATCAGGCACTGTGTCTGTTTGGCGAGCCAACGGGCATCCAGTTAACTCGCCGCATTCAGCGTGACGGCGCGGTGACCGATGACTTCTTCCACGCTGTACTGGATTACTCAACTCAAGGCCAACATCCCGGACTGGTGGTAGAGCTACACGCCAGCGCATTGACCGCTGCCCCGACAGCGCGCTTCGCCGCGCATGGTACTCGTGGTAGCTATGTGACGTTCGGGCTTGATCCGCAGGAAGAGTGTCTCAAGGCTGGCGATTATCCGGCACGTGACATGGCCGTGCGTACTGCACGCCAGTGGGGGCGTGACCCACATCCAGGCATGCTGACCTTACTGGAGCGTATCTCAACGATCGAGGGTGAGCGCCAAGGGCGTCGTAGTACAGACGGTGTGAAAGACAGTGAGGAAGAAGTGCTGGTGGGGCGCTCTTATCAAGGCTGTGATGGTGACTATCCAGCATGGTATGCGCAGCTGCGCGACTGTATCCGTGGCAACGGGGCGAATCCAACGCCGGCGCTTGAAGCACTGCGAGTGATGAAGTGGCTGGAAGCGGGCATCGCAAGCGAAATGTAGGCTCCTTGTCTGGCATCAAGAAAAGCGCGCCCCGTGATGACGAGGCGCGCTTTTTCCATGGCGAGTGACAGAGACGCTTCATCTCAAACTACGCCATCTTCCTCACCTTTATCAGCCTTGCGCAGGCGGGAGAACAGCTCGGAGCGCAGCTCACTGATTCTCGGCACCTCGTCGGCATGGAAGGGAATCGGGCGCAGCAGGCGCATGGTACGCAGGCCAAGGCGTGCGTTCATCAGGCCGCTACCCAGTCCCTGGCCCGCCTTGGTGGAGAGGCGCGCTGCCAGATTCATCGACAACAGGTCCATGCTGGCTTCGGCGGCCAGTTCACTGGCGCCGGCGAAGGCCATCGAGGCCAGCACTTCCTTGAACAGTCGCAGGCGACTGGCATAGCCGAGCTCCAGTCCGTAAAGCTGAGAAAGGCGCTCTATCATGCGCAGACCGCGCCACGCCACCAAACTCATGTCGACCCAGGTGAGCGGTGACACCGCGACCATGACCGCAGTCTCGCCACTCATGCGCGAGATCAGACGGCGCGCTTCGCGGTCGCGCGGCCCAAGGACGTGAAAGGCGAACAATTCCCGGCGCTCAGACTGGGAGTGATGTGCTTCACAGGCGGCGCTCCAGGCGCGCACGCCGGCGTCATCGTCACCAAGCTTCATCTGACGACGCAGTTGTTCAAGCAGATCATCCTGCTTGCCAGAGGACTTGCCGGTCGCCTTGTCCGTGTTGTCACTTTCCGTGAGCGACTCCCCACGCTGCCCGAAGTCATCTTCCTGATATTCCTCGAGCTGTCCGCGCAGGGCGGCATGCTTGCGCAGATGCCGCAGTTTGAACAGCTCCTTGCCCAGTGCACGCGCGCCCAGGCCGATGGCGCCCAGGCCCACCAGACCCCAGGCGCCGGCGATCAGATCACCGCCCATGGCCGCCTGATACAGGGAATGACCGGCTTCGACGCCTCCCAAGGTCAAGGTGCCCAGCAATAACCATTTGAGGCCACGATGGCGCGGTTTGGCGCTCAGCGTCGCATCAAGTCCCGGAGTGGCAGGTTCCGGCTCGGCGACGGCCAGTGGCTGGCTTTCCATCTCCGGTGAAAAGTGGCGCGCACCACGCAGGGCCTCTGCCGCGCTCTCGGTGGGGCGCTCGGCGTAAGTTGTCGAGGTGGCATCGGCCTGTGGCGAGTCGGCAGGCCCGGAAGTGGTGAAGCGTTTGCCCGGGCGCGGATGGCGGGATTCGGTGGTCATTTCAGGTGGTCTCCCAGCAGCCAGTCGAGCACGGCGTCCATGCGGATATGAGGGGGGGCGTTGCCTTCAATACGTGGCGGCGCGAAATTCGGAAACTGGAAGTTACCTTCGTTCCAGAAGGTAGCGTCTGGCAGACGTGATGGCACCTCACCCGGGAAGAGCAGGACTGACTCTCGGGAGTCGGCCGTCTGGTTCTGCTCACCCGTCCCCAGTAACTGACCGGACAGCGCAGGATGCCGCTGGCCATTCTCGACCACTTCACGCGCCTCGCTGGCACGAATGGCGGCGATGGTGAAGGCCTTGAGCGGCACATCACGGTAGCGCAGGCGCTTGATCGGGTCTGCGAGCAACTGCTCCAGCAAGTCACGCATTGCGCCATGCTGCTCCGGCGTGACGTGATCCGCCTTGGTGGCGGCAATGGCGAGCCGATCAATGCGACGATCCATCAGGCGCGCCAACAGGTGGCGACGGCCATAGGCGAAGCTATCGAACAGCTTGTCCAGCGCTCGGGTGAGGTCACGGAACGGCGCAGGGCCGGCATTCAGCGCACCGAGTACATCGATCAACACGATCTGGCGATCAAAGCGCCGGAAGTGATCATGATAGAAGGGCTGCACCACGTGGCGACGATAGTGATCGAAGCGGCGTGCGAGGGTGCGATACAAGCTGGAGTCCGGTAGCGCGGCCAGCGCCTCGGGCGTCCAGTCGGTGAGCCCCGTGAGTGGGAAGAATTGCAGGACTGGCGCTTCATCAAGCTCGCCAGGCAGCAAGAAGCGTCCGGGAGTGAGGTCGACAAAGCCACCGTTACGGCGCGCAGCATGCAGATACTCAGTGTAGTGAGTGGCGATCTCTGCCAGCCGGTCCTCGTCGACGTCACTGTCAGGTGTCAGATGCTCTACCGCCGCCAGCCAGTCACTGGCCCAATGCGCGCGGCCATCGTTCAGCTGCGTCTCGCACTCGCCACTCCAGGCAGTGAAATCCTGCTCCAGCATGGGCAGATCCAGCAGCCACTCGCCGGGATAGTCGATCAAATCCAGTGTCAGCGTGGCGCGCTTGCTGTCGAGCATGCGAGCGGCACGCGAGGTGGGGCGAAAGCCGATCTTCAGGCGCAGCTCGCTGATGCTGCGGGTCGGCGTCGGCCATTCGGGGCCATGCGGAGTGTGCTGGCCAGAGAGCGAGCGCAGGCCGGCGTCCAGCGGAAAGCGCGGGATCGAGAGGTCCGGCTGGCTGATACGCTGGGCGCCGAGCAGGCGGCCATCACGCGCGGCGGGCAGCAGCTCGAGGCGTGCGCCGAGCCCTGCGTGACGCAGTTGTTCTATCAGCGACACGAGAAAGGCGGTCTTGCCAGCACCGGACAGGCCAGTGACAGCCAAGCGGAGTTGGCGGTCAAGGCCGCGCTCCAGCAGGTCATGTGCTTCGCGGCCCACATCGCGCGCCAACTGGCGGGCGTTGCGGGTGATGGAGTTGAACATCAAGGGCTTCCCTATCGGTAAAGGCGTCGGCGCTCAAGATGATCATTGAGCCAAGAACAGTATCGACGGCCGTCATCTTTCTTCTATCGACGCTCTTCTATCTGCGGGCGACGAGTGCGCAAGGCAAGCTGACGCCATGCCAACAGGCCAATGGGCAGCAGGCAGAGTGGCATCAGCCACTGATTTAGCAGCACCCAACCGATACTGCTGACCAGTGGTCCCGCCAGCAGTGCGGTGATGGCGCCGGTAGTGAACACGAGAAATTCATTGGCGGCCTGAGTACGGGCTTTTTCGCTCGGCTGATAGCAGGTGGTGAGCAGGCTGGTGGCGGGCAGGAAGGTGAAATTCCACCCGATGCCGAGCAGGACAAGGCCTAGGAAGAAGCCGTTGGTACCGCTGAGGTATTGTGCCGTGATCAAGCTGGTCAGCAGGAAGGCACAACCACTGACGATCATTGCCCCTGCGCCGAAGCGCGCGGTCAGCCGTCCGGTAAAGAATGAAGGCAGGAACATGGCGACCACGTGCCATTGAATGGTGGTCGCGACATGATCGAAGTCATGTCCGACGGAGGCCATCGCCAGTGGCGTTGCCGTCATCGCCAGATTCATCACCCCATAACCGACCATGGCGCTGAGCACGGCCAGCAGGAAGGTCGGCTGACGCAGGATCACGCCCAGCGGGCGTGCAGGTACTTCGTTATTCTTGTTACTCGCTTCAGCTTCGCGGGGCAGGCGAATGAAGGCCAGTAGTATCAGTGCCAGTAAATAGAGTGCAGCCAAACCAATGAAGCTACCGAGGAAGGGCGTATCGGCCAATGCATGGCTGGTGCGCGCAAGCCAAGGGCCGAAGAAGGCAGCTAGCACGCCGCCGCCCATGACGAGCCCGATGGCGCGTTCACGCTGCTCGGGCGGCGCAGCTTCCATCGCGGCGAAGCGATAAAGCTGACCGAAGCCAATCCCGATGCCCACTAGCCAGGTCGAGAATAGAAAGAGCCCAAAGTGCTGAAGTGATAACGCCAATACTGCGAGTCCCGCGCCCACCAGGCCGCATAGATTGCCGAGCACAAAGCCGCGTCGACGTCCCAGGCGTGCAGTGATCAACGAGGCGGGGATGGTGGCGCACATCAGGCCCAGCCACTGAGTGGCGACAGGCGCG is part of the Cobetia sp. L2A1 genome and harbors:
- a CDS encoding exoribonuclease II; translated protein: MLQNNSLLAQLKDQIRQEIPRVTGVIKGTDKGFGFLECEDGESYFVPPPAMKQVLHGDTVEATVKVEGEKKSVQPEVLIETGVDRFVARVGKRDGRLNVMPDHPSINTRMKARVKRGINEETLNDGDWVVARLLRHPMRKDDRSFFAQIEEVIATADNPRVPWRVTLARHALEQASPEGGTDWPLMEEGLTREDMTHVPFFTIDGEKTRDMDDALHIVERPEGGWTLSIAIADPTAYVPEGSRIDEEARTRSFTVYLPSQNVTMLPEILSDDLCSLKEGEDRPTLMCVVDIDTDGVIAEPKFFAATMRSHYRLTYDNVSDWIEGKEGSWTPANDELAEGLRQLEAFTQARIAWRARNSQIFRERPDFEFELDEEGNVLNVRADHRRISNRMIEESMITANLSCARLLSKHIGHGIFNVHQGFAPEKYDDTIEFLAGQDITATPEQLGSLEGYRLIRQELDSREDTWLDVRMRRFQGYTVMSAQPGPHFGLGLEAYATWTSPIRKYGDMVNHRLIKRVILGQEVPAEATEQLTEHLSERRRLNRMAERDVKDWLYVRYLTKAAEEQQVFLGEIIDIRRGGMRVRLEENGASVFIPAPLIHSDRKKVAIDDKEGRVNIEDVLRYSLGDIIKVSLTEAREERRSLVGRPTE
- a CDS encoding NAD(P)H-binding protein translates to MRKTLIIGANGQIGRQLCEKAKAAAEPVLAMIRSSDQQGWFRERGIETVLGDLEGEMRQAFYGCDQAVFVAGSGPHTSPDKTLTIDLHGAMRTADLASEFGLSRVIQVSSIRSETPLAGPVAMRPYFSAKKAADLCLAESGLRHVIVKPGRLTDASGSGKLTENADASDEMQVSRANVAEFLLGLMQARDIGGRYRKAPIFTLFDGDQHVEHLLANHNAMS
- a CDS encoding oxidoreductase, which codes for MSPTNLSDDAQSHGPIRVGLVGYGMAVRTFHAPLIEATEGLELVALSTSRPEIVESERPQLVAESTVEALLARDDIELIIIATPNETHYSLASAALAAGKHVVVDKPFTVTLDEGEALAREAEQVNRVLAVFHNRRFDADFLTLSELIENDMLGRITHLESHFDRFRPTVPNRWREQALPGSGLWYDLGPHLLDQALCLFGEPTGIQLTRRIQRDGAVTDDFFHAVLDYSTQGQHPGLVVELHASALTAAPTARFAAHGTRGSYVTFGLDPQEECLKAGDYPARDMAVRTARQWGRDPHPGMLTLLERISTIEGERQGRRSTDGVKDSEEEVLVGRSYQGCDGDYPAWYAQLRDCIRGNGANPTPALEALRVMKWLEAGIASEM
- a CDS encoding TIGR01620 family protein — encoded protein: MTTESRHPRPGKRFTTSGPADSPQADATSTTYAERPTESAAEALRGARHFSPEMESQPLAVAEPEPATPGLDATLSAKPRHRGLKWLLLGTLTLGGVEAGHSLYQAAMGGDLIAGAWGLVGLGAIGLGARALGKELFKLRHLRKHAALRGQLEEYQEDDFGQRGESLTESDNTDKATGKSSGKQDDLLEQLRRQMKLGDDDAGVRAWSAACEAHHSQSERRELFAFHVLGPRDREARRLISRMSGETAVMVAVSPLTWVDMSLVAWRGLRMIERLSQLYGLELGYASRLRLFKEVLASMAFAGASELAAEASMDLLSMNLAARLSTKAGQGLGSGLMNARLGLRTMRLLRPIPFHADEVPRISELRSELFSRLRKADKGEEDGVV
- a CDS encoding YcjX family protein translates to MARDVGREAHDLLERGLDRQLRLAVTGLSGAGKTAFLVSLIEQLRHAGLGARLELLPAARDGRLLGAQRISQPDLSIPRFPLDAGLRSLSGQHTPHGPEWPTPTRSISELRLKIGFRPTSRAARMLDSKRATLTLDLIDYPGEWLLDLPMLEQDFTAWSGECETQLNDGRAHWASDWLAAVEHLTPDSDVDEDRLAEIATHYTEYLHAARRNGGFVDLTPGRFLLPGELDEAPVLQFFPLTGLTDWTPEALAALPDSSLYRTLARRFDHYRRHVVQPFYHDHFRRFDRQIVLIDVLGALNAGPAPFRDLTRALDKLFDSFAYGRRHLLARLMDRRIDRLAIAATKADHVTPEQHGAMRDLLEQLLADPIKRLRYRDVPLKAFTIAAIRASEAREVVENGQRHPALSGQLLGTGEQNQTADSRESVLLFPGEVPSRLPDATFWNEGNFQFPNFAPPRIEGNAPPHIRMDAVLDWLLGDHLK
- a CDS encoding MFS transporter; this translates as MPLAVTLLSLCQALLVSGNILLIAVSPLIGVQLASSTWSTAPVATQWLGLMCATIPASLITARLGRRRGFVLGNLCGLVGAGLAVLALSLQHFGLFLFSTWLVGIGIGFGQLYRFAAMEAAPPEQRERAIGLVMGGGVLAAFFGPWLARTSHALADTPFLGSFIGLAALYLLALILLAFIRLPREAEASNKNNEVPARPLGVILRQPTFLLAVLSAMVGYGVMNLAMTATPLAMASVGHDFDHVATTIQWHVVAMFLPSFFTGRLTARFGAGAMIVSGCAFLLTSLITAQYLSGTNGFFLGLVLLGIGWNFTFLPATSLLTTCYQPSEKARTQAANEFLVFTTGAITALLAGPLVSSIGWVLLNQWLMPLCLLPIGLLAWRQLALRTRRPQIEERR